From a single Granulicella aggregans genomic region:
- a CDS encoding CDP-alcohol phosphatidyltransferase family protein, whose amino-acid sequence MGYPVAFLAQFRAAPNLLTMVRLFTIPFIVIEILDGNFGVAFSLFILAGISDGFDGLLARWLNQKTTLGLYLDPIADKLLLSTLFLVLTHVGIIPRYVTVLVFSRDFGILLISTLLFATHTLRDFRPSLFGKLNTLVQIVALLTILGEKAFSSHEFTTLNVVLVRSIAILAPVSAAQYAWIVIQRIHSTDESVRKGAQVRQSSEPQATGLNMLPADAPPESSDRVAS is encoded by the coding sequence ATGGGCTATCCCGTGGCCTTCCTCGCCCAGTTCCGCGCCGCGCCCAACCTTCTTACGATGGTTCGGCTCTTTACCATCCCCTTCATCGTCATCGAGATCTTGGACGGGAACTTCGGCGTCGCCTTCTCGCTGTTCATCCTGGCCGGAATCAGCGATGGCTTCGACGGGCTGCTGGCGCGGTGGCTGAACCAGAAGACGACGCTGGGTCTCTATCTCGACCCGATCGCCGACAAGCTGCTGCTGAGCACTTTGTTCCTGGTGCTGACCCACGTGGGCATCATCCCGCGTTACGTGACGGTGCTGGTCTTCAGCCGCGACTTCGGAATTCTTCTGATCTCGACCCTGCTCTTCGCCACGCATACGCTGCGCGACTTTCGCCCCAGCCTCTTCGGAAAGCTCAATACGCTGGTCCAGATCGTAGCTTTGCTGACCATTCTGGGAGAGAAGGCGTTCTCGAGCCACGAGTTCACGACGCTTAACGTGGTCCTTGTGCGCTCGATCGCCATTCTGGCACCGGTCTCCGCAGCGCAATATGCTTGGATCGTTATTCAGCGAATTCATTCGACGGACGAGTCTGTCCGCAAAGGCGCTCAGGTTAGGCAGAGCTCGGAACCCCAGGCCACCGGCCTCAACATGCTTCCCGCGGATGCCCCACCGGAGAGTTCTGATCGCGTCGCGTCTTAG
- a CDS encoding RrF2 family transcriptional regulator, giving the protein MLRLTKKADYGLMALKYLAEQAGPAPAGQPDAHVSVAQSAKDIAEAYHIPPQLLAKILQTLAKAGILVSHAGTNGGYALSRPASQITAFEVIRAIDGPLFITSCITIHGACDLTSHCTIKEPLRKVNDSIKDLLSGIRISDLIETAENRPGSEAAVGGGLISIAV; this is encoded by the coding sequence ATGCTTCGACTGACAAAAAAAGCCGACTACGGCCTGATGGCATTGAAGTATCTTGCCGAGCAGGCGGGGCCAGCTCCGGCTGGTCAGCCGGACGCGCACGTCAGCGTAGCGCAGTCGGCGAAGGACATTGCAGAGGCGTACCACATCCCTCCGCAACTGTTGGCGAAGATCCTGCAGACGTTGGCCAAGGCGGGAATTCTGGTCTCGCACGCGGGGACGAACGGCGGTTATGCGCTCTCACGACCGGCATCGCAGATCACGGCATTTGAGGTGATCCGAGCGATCGATGGTCCGCTGTTCATTACAAGCTGCATCACGATTCATGGTGCCTGCGACCTTACCAGTCACTGCACCATCAAAGAACCGCTCCGCAAAGTAAACGACAGCATCAAAGACCTGTTGAGCGGAATCCGCATCTCTGATCTGATCGAGACAGCGGAGAACAGACCTGGTAGCGAGGCCGCTGTTGGCGGCGGGTTGATCAGTATCGCGGTTTAG
- a CDS encoding IscS subfamily cysteine desulfurase — translation MSAQTFGTDLIVAESKTPLPEGVHLPLYMDNHATTSMDPRVLEAMLPYFTGVYGNAASRNHAFGWEAEAAVEKAREQIAKLIGATAKEIIFTSGATESNNLAIKGVAQMYKERGNHIITQVTEHKAVLDTCKRLEKEGYEVTYLPVQPDGLISLDDLKAAFTDKTILVSIMYANNEIGVIQPIAEIGKLCHEKNVIFHTDAVQAVGKVPVNVQTENIDLLSLTAHKIYGPKGVGALYVRRRNPRVQLTEQINGGGHERGMRSGTLNVPGIVGLGKACEIAGEEMEAESKRLTELRDYMRAKFENALDYVHVNGNMEHHLPGNLNMSFVYVEGESLLMGINDIAVSSGSACTSATLEPSYVLKALGLGDDVAHSSIRFGLGRFNTKAEVDYVADKLITTVIKLRELSPLYEMVKEGIDLSKIEWAAH, via the coding sequence ATGAGCGCACAGACATTTGGTACTGATTTGATCGTTGCAGAGAGCAAGACTCCTTTGCCCGAGGGTGTGCACCTTCCCCTCTATATGGACAACCACGCGACCACCTCGATGGACCCGCGAGTCCTCGAAGCGATGCTGCCCTACTTCACCGGCGTCTACGGCAACGCCGCCAGCCGCAACCACGCCTTCGGCTGGGAAGCGGAGGCCGCCGTCGAGAAGGCCCGTGAGCAGATCGCCAAGCTGATCGGCGCGACCGCCAAGGAGATTATCTTCACCTCCGGCGCGACCGAGTCGAACAACCTCGCCATCAAGGGCGTTGCGCAGATGTACAAGGAGCGCGGCAACCACATCATCACCCAGGTCACCGAGCACAAAGCCGTCCTCGACACCTGCAAGCGGCTTGAAAAAGAGGGCTACGAGGTCACCTATCTTCCCGTTCAGCCGGACGGCCTGATCTCGCTCGATGATCTGAAGGCGGCGTTTACCGACAAGACCATCCTCGTCAGCATCATGTATGCGAACAACGAGATCGGCGTGATCCAGCCCATCGCCGAGATCGGCAAGCTCTGCCATGAGAAGAACGTGATCTTCCACACGGATGCCGTACAGGCTGTCGGCAAGGTTCCGGTCAATGTGCAGACGGAGAACATCGACCTGCTCTCGCTGACAGCGCACAAGATTTATGGCCCGAAGGGTGTTGGCGCTCTCTACGTTCGTCGCCGCAATCCCCGCGTCCAGTTGACCGAGCAGATCAACGGCGGCGGCCACGAGCGCGGTATGCGTTCAGGCACGCTGAACGTCCCCGGCATCGTCGGCCTGGGCAAAGCCTGTGAGATCGCCGGCGAGGAGATGGAAGCCGAGTCGAAGCGCCTCACCGAGCTTCGCGACTACATGCGCGCCAAGTTTGAGAACGCGCTGGACTACGTCCACGTCAACGGCAACATGGAGCATCATCTTCCCGGCAACCTGAACATGAGCTTCGTCTACGTAGAGGGCGAGAGCCTGCTGATGGGCATCAATGACATCGCCGTCTCGTCGGGATCAGCCTGCACCTCGGCCACGCTCGAACCCAGCTATGTGCTGAAGGCCCTCGGCCTCGGCGACGATGTAGCCCACAGCTCGATCCGTTTCGGTCTCGGTCGTTTCAACACCAAGGCGGAGGTGGACTACGTCGCAGACAAGCTCATCACCACGGTCATCAAGCTGCGTGAACTTTCGCCGCTGTACGAGATGGTGAAAGAGGGAATCGACTTGAGCAAGATCGAGTGGGCCGCGCACTAA
- the iscU gene encoding Fe-S cluster assembly scaffold IscU, with translation MAYSDKVIDHYSNPRNVGQMDKSSDEVGTGLVGAPECGDVMRLQIRVNPETRVIEDAKFKTFGCGSAIASSSLATEWVKGKTISEALTISNTDIVKELALPPVKIHCSVLAEDAIRAAIGDWKKKNHVAEGAEVAVAAH, from the coding sequence ATGGCATACAGCGACAAGGTAATCGACCACTACAGCAATCCCCGCAACGTCGGACAGATGGATAAGAGCTCGGACGAAGTCGGCACCGGCCTCGTCGGCGCGCCGGAGTGTGGCGACGTGATGCGCCTCCAGATCCGCGTCAACCCCGAGACCCGGGTCATCGAGGACGCTAAGTTCAAGACCTTCGGCTGCGGCTCGGCCATCGCCTCCAGCTCGCTCGCGACCGAGTGGGTGAAGGGCAAGACCATCTCGGAAGCGTTGACGATCTCGAACACCGACATCGTCAAGGAGCTCGCGCTTCCCCCGGTTAAGATCCACTGCTCGGTGCTCGCGGAAGACGCGATCCGTGCGGCGATCGGCGACTGGAAGAAGAAGAACCACGTTGCCGAAGGCGCTGAAGTAGCCGTCGCAGCCCACTAA
- a CDS encoding HesB/IscA family protein, with protein MTTLLQPGTSAPKPGASAPADPLAGQTVLDAEGQTGQKGIQLTPRALKRIRVAMAKENITPDAGGLRVGIQGGGCSGLSYNIRFDTQPRERDRVYAFPQTHLDPTAVDAPPIRIFVDPKSFIYLHGMVLDYEETLMRQGFNFINPHSTKSCGCGSSFST; from the coding sequence ATGACAACACTCCTCCAACCCGGCACCTCTGCTCCCAAGCCCGGAGCCTCCGCGCCTGCTGATCCGCTAGCTGGCCAGACCGTCCTCGACGCCGAGGGACAGACCGGCCAGAAGGGCATCCAGCTCACGCCGCGCGCTCTCAAGCGCATTCGCGTCGCTATGGCGAAGGAGAACATCACGCCAGACGCTGGTGGCCTGCGCGTCGGCATCCAGGGAGGGGGCTGCTCGGGCCTCAGCTACAACATCCGCTTCGACACCCAGCCTCGCGAGCGCGACCGCGTCTATGCCTTCCCTCAGACGCATCTGGACCCCACTGCAGTCGACGCCCCACCGATTCGCATCTTTGTCGATCCGAAGAGCTTCATCTATCTCCACGGCATGGTGCTGGACTACGAAGAGACGCTGATGCGCCAGGGCTTCAACTTTATTAACCCCCACTCCACTAAGAGCTGCGGTTGCGGCTCGAGCTTCTCTACCTAG
- a CDS encoding type II toxin-antitoxin system HicA family toxin: MKYREIIKLIEQDGWRLANTVGSHQQYKHPTKTGRVTIAGKPGKDVPEGTLKSILRQAGLK; the protein is encoded by the coding sequence TTGAAATATCGAGAAATCATAAAGTTGATCGAGCAAGACGGCTGGCGACTCGCCAACACCGTCGGCAGCCATCAGCAGTACAAACACCCAACCAAAACAGGCCGTGTCACGATTGCCGGAAAGCCCGGAAAAGACGTTCCGGAAGGAACTCTGAAGAGCATTCTGCGTCAGGCCGGGCTAAAATAG
- a CDS encoding type II toxin-antitoxin system HicB family antitoxin, whose amino-acid sequence MREYTVIYERANDGGWGAYVPDLPGLGVVGDTREEAHQLISEGIVIHIAGLIEDGLPVPEPSSYAGLIAVSAA is encoded by the coding sequence ATGCGTGAATACACCGTAATCTACGAGCGTGCGAACGACGGTGGGTGGGGTGCTTATGTCCCCGACCTCCCCGGTCTCGGAGTCGTTGGCGATACTCGCGAAGAAGCGCATCAACTGATCTCTGAGGGAATTGTTATTCACATCGCTGGCCTTATCGAGGATGGTCTCCCCGTCCCGGAACCCTCATCTTATGCAGGCCTGATCGCTGTTTCCGCCGCATGA
- the hscB gene encoding Fe-S protein assembly co-chaperone HscB encodes MNYFEFFSLPRHLYLDVPALEKQFYVLSRKLHPDRFAGKPPAEQEAALAQSSLLNDAYRTLKDPIARTQYLLTLEGVQLEEQSKSATDAARTSGEQKKQIVPPELLEEVFELNMQLAEMRANKQMGEDEPELRRELMTAKDAFDEKMVQAQEDLEALWRKWDAALEANDEPAKLAARDAMVTLLNKRSYLRNLVRDVNEALE; translated from the coding sequence ATGAACTACTTCGAATTCTTCTCTCTGCCCCGCCATCTCTACCTCGACGTTCCCGCCCTCGAGAAGCAGTTCTACGTCCTCTCGCGCAAGCTTCATCCCGACCGCTTCGCCGGCAAGCCGCCCGCCGAGCAGGAGGCGGCCCTCGCGCAGTCGTCCCTGCTGAACGACGCCTACCGCACACTCAAAGATCCCATCGCTCGGACGCAGTACCTGCTCACGCTCGAAGGCGTGCAGCTTGAGGAGCAGTCGAAGTCAGCCACAGACGCCGCGCGGACAAGTGGCGAGCAGAAGAAGCAGATTGTCCCTCCCGAGCTGCTCGAAGAGGTCTTCGAGCTGAATATGCAGCTCGCCGAGATGCGCGCCAACAAGCAGATGGGTGAGGACGAGCCCGAGCTTCGCCGCGAACTGATGACCGCCAAGGATGCCTTCGACGAGAAGATGGTCCAGGCACAGGAAGATCTCGAAGCGCTCTGGCGGAAGTGGGACGCCGCTCTTGAAGCTAACGATGAGCCCGCGAAGCTCGCCGCCCGCGATGCCATGGTCACCCTGCTGAACAAACGCAGCTACCTGCGCAATCTCGTTCGCGACGTCAACGAAGCGTTGGAGTAA
- a CDS encoding VOC family protein — MAQFTKDCRSSVIPAMRYRNCLAAIEWLCTALGFEKNAVYMGEGDTVAHAQLTFGNGMIMLGSVPKPGDETVHGKMMTQPDEIGMRETQSACLIVSDADAIYASAKAAGAEMLMDLKEMDYGGKAFTCRDPEGHVWSIGTYDPWATHTV, encoded by the coding sequence ATGGCTCAATTCACGAAGGATTGCCGGTCCAGTGTCATCCCCGCCATGCGCTATCGCAACTGTCTGGCGGCCATCGAGTGGCTGTGTACAGCGCTCGGCTTCGAGAAGAACGCGGTATACATGGGCGAGGGCGATACGGTGGCCCACGCGCAGCTGACGTTTGGCAACGGGATGATCATGCTGGGTTCCGTACCGAAGCCTGGCGACGAGACCGTTCACGGAAAAATGATGACCCAGCCGGACGAGATTGGAATGCGCGAGACGCAGAGTGCCTGCCTGATCGTGAGCGATGCAGATGCGATCTACGCCTCAGCCAAGGCGGCCGGCGCGGAGATGTTGATGGACTTGAAAGAGATGGACTACGGCGGGAAGGCCTTCACCTGCCGCGATCCCGAGGGCCATGTCTGGTCGATCGGCACGTATGATCCGTGGGCGACGCATACGGTGTGA
- the hscA gene encoding Fe-S protein assembly chaperone HscA, translated as MADEVSGRVVGIDLGTTNSLVAFMQGDSPVVIPGEDGDRLVPSVVAFNDQTAEGFLVGNAARATLLTDSSSAVYSAKRLMGRDLADIEEELKLFPFKLAEGLKPGEVLKLNVGGLSLTPPEISAYVLLQLKKNAERFFGAPVTKAVITVPAYFNDAQRQATKDAGRIAGLEVLRLVNEPTAAALAYGLDKQKDGLIAVYDFGGGTFDVSILKLHEGIFEVIATNGDTHLGGDDIDNLLIAIALDDIAGDADLALTPDSLHSGETIQEIRKAVIDAKIELSTEDTARLNVALPNGKAYTREINRAQFEQLTAGVIARTAAPCKQALKDAGLTPDQIDEVVLVGGSTRIPAVRTLVDNLFNLSARGKKPHTDLNPDEVVALGAAVQAQILSGSSSAATADLLLLDVTPLSLGIEALGGVVSKIIQRNSTIPASATEHYTTGVDGQTNVAIHVLQGERELAKDCRSLARFDLKGIPPMMAGLPRIEVKFLIDANGILHVSAREQRSGQQAEIEVKPTYGLTDEQVEDMILASFDNAEQDIEERQVIEAKNEAEVILTAVEKGRSHDAWQQLTSDELAAIHIAIDELKASVLGGQYRTIRTGIERLDKATRRFAELMMDSAVSGAMKGKTMSSASDDMGEGPTAPHPFAKADID; from the coding sequence ATGGCAGATGAAGTCTCAGGTCGCGTTGTCGGCATCGATCTTGGCACGACCAACTCTCTCGTAGCATTTATGCAGGGCGATTCGCCCGTCGTCATCCCGGGTGAAGACGGCGACCGCCTCGTCCCCTCCGTTGTGGCCTTCAACGATCAGACCGCCGAGGGTTTTCTGGTCGGCAACGCGGCGCGAGCGACCTTGCTCACCGATTCCTCCAGTGCCGTCTACTCCGCCAAGCGTCTGATGGGCCGCGACCTCGCCGACATCGAGGAAGAGCTGAAACTCTTCCCCTTCAAGCTGGCCGAAGGTCTGAAGCCGGGCGAGGTCCTGAAGCTCAACGTGGGCGGCCTTTCGCTGACGCCACCGGAGATCTCCGCTTACGTCCTGCTGCAGCTCAAGAAGAACGCGGAGCGCTTCTTCGGAGCGCCGGTGACGAAGGCCGTCATTACGGTCCCCGCCTACTTCAACGATGCGCAGCGTCAGGCGACGAAGGATGCTGGACGCATCGCCGGGCTCGAAGTGCTAAGGCTCGTGAACGAGCCCACAGCCGCTGCGCTGGCGTATGGTCTCGACAAGCAAAAAGATGGCTTGATTGCCGTCTACGACTTCGGCGGAGGTACCTTCGACGTCTCCATCCTCAAGCTGCACGAAGGCATCTTCGAGGTCATCGCCACCAACGGCGACACGCATCTCGGTGGCGACGACATCGACAACCTGTTGATCGCGATTGCGCTCGACGACATCGCCGGCGACGCCGACCTTGCGCTTACGCCCGACTCGCTGCACTCTGGCGAGACGATCCAGGAGATTCGCAAGGCAGTCATCGACGCCAAGATCGAGCTCTCGACCGAAGACACCGCTCGCCTCAATGTCGCTTTGCCGAACGGCAAAGCCTACACGCGTGAGATTAACCGCGCGCAGTTTGAACAGCTTACTGCGGGAGTGATCGCCCGCACTGCCGCGCCCTGCAAGCAGGCGCTGAAGGACGCAGGCCTGACGCCTGATCAGATCGACGAGGTCGTTCTCGTCGGTGGCTCGACTCGTATCCCCGCCGTCCGCACTCTCGTGGACAACCTCTTCAACCTCTCGGCGCGCGGCAAGAAGCCGCATACCGATCTGAATCCGGATGAGGTCGTCGCTCTTGGCGCAGCCGTGCAGGCGCAGATTCTTTCAGGCTCTTCATCAGCCGCAACGGCTGATCTGCTGCTGCTCGATGTCACCCCGCTCTCGCTCGGTATCGAGGCCCTCGGCGGAGTTGTGTCGAAGATCATCCAGCGCAACTCGACCATTCCTGCGAGCGCCACCGAACACTACACCACCGGCGTCGATGGCCAGACCAACGTCGCCATCCATGTCCTCCAGGGCGAGCGCGAACTCGCCAAGGACTGCCGCTCGCTCGCCCGCTTCGACCTCAAAGGCATTCCGCCGATGATGGCCGGTCTACCGCGTATCGAGGTGAAGTTTCTGATCGACGCCAACGGAATCCTGCACGTCAGCGCGCGCGAGCAGCGTAGCGGTCAACAGGCGGAGATCGAGGTGAAACCGACCTACGGCCTGACCGATGAACAGGTCGAGGACATGATCCTAGCCTCGTTCGATAACGCCGAGCAGGACATTGAAGAGCGTCAGGTCATCGAAGCCAAGAACGAGGCCGAGGTCATCCTAACGGCCGTCGAAAAGGGCCGCTCGCACGACGCTTGGCAGCAACTCACCTCCGACGAGCTTGCCGCCATCCACATCGCCATCGACGAGCTCAAAGCGTCTGTGCTCGGCGGCCAATACCGCACCATCCGCACCGGAATCGAGCGGCTGGACAAGGCCACTCGTAGGTTTGCCGAACTGATGATGGACTCCGCCGTCTCCGGCGCAATGAAGGGCAAGACCATGTCCTCCGCCTCCGATGACATGGGCGAAGGTCCGACCGCGCCGCACCCCTTTGCCAAGGCTGACATCGACTAG
- a CDS encoding TetR/AcrR family transcriptional regulator: protein MEEKKLKKSEETRGRILEAALSVFRARGFEKATMREIATEAGVATGAAYYYFDSKDALVMAFYERSHREMQVDIAAELDHAKTLEARLRAIISKKFSYFEPNRSLLSALTAHTDPQHPLSPFSKETATIREEDIATFERAAHDSGVKLPPSVSPYLGRLLWMYQMGLILFWVYDRSPEQKKTMALYEKTLKMLLVTLKIAGIPLLRPLHKLAGELLAIVYED from the coding sequence TTGGAAGAGAAGAAGCTAAAGAAGTCGGAAGAGACGCGCGGCCGGATACTTGAGGCCGCGCTCTCTGTCTTTCGCGCGCGCGGATTTGAGAAGGCCACGATGCGGGAGATCGCAACCGAAGCAGGCGTGGCTACCGGAGCGGCCTACTATTACTTCGACTCGAAGGACGCCCTCGTGATGGCGTTCTACGAGCGCTCCCACCGCGAGATGCAGGTCGATATTGCTGCTGAGCTGGACCACGCGAAGACGCTCGAGGCGCGGCTGCGCGCGATCATCTCGAAGAAGTTCTCCTACTTCGAGCCGAACCGCAGCCTACTCAGCGCCCTCACCGCGCACACCGACCCGCAGCATCCGCTCTCGCCATTCTCGAAGGAGACGGCGACCATCCGGGAAGAAGACATCGCTACGTTCGAGCGCGCCGCTCATGACAGCGGGGTCAAACTTCCGCCAAGCGTCTCGCCCTACCTCGGACGTCTCCTGTGGATGTACCAGATGGGTCTGATCCTCTTTTGGGTCTATGACCGCAGCCCTGAGCAGAAGAAGACCATGGCGCTCTACGAGAAGACGCTGAAGATGTTGCTTGTGACGCTGAAGATCGCCGGGATTCCACTGCTGAGGCCGCTGCATAAGCTGGCCGGGGAGCTGTTGGCGATTGTGTATGAAGACTGA
- a CDS encoding 2Fe-2S iron-sulfur cluster-binding protein produces MSLTQVHYLSPEDLATPAAENMVRVTFLPEGKTVEFPFGSLDYDGHGLPMSFLDIAENYDIFLDHACGGACACTTCHIWVKQGASGISEAEDLELDRMETAADIQLNSRLGCQAVIEKPGTYVVEIPKWNRNYVQEGKPSTPSA; encoded by the coding sequence ATGTCTTTAACCCAAGTGCACTACCTGAGTCCCGAAGATTTAGCCACGCCCGCCGCCGAAAACATGGTGCGCGTCACCTTCTTGCCTGAAGGAAAGACCGTTGAGTTTCCCTTTGGCAGCCTCGACTACGACGGCCACGGCCTGCCCATGTCCTTCCTCGATATCGCCGAGAACTACGACATCTTTCTCGACCACGCCTGCGGCGGGGCCTGCGCCTGCACCACCTGCCACATCTGGGTGAAGCAGGGCGCGAGCGGCATCAGCGAAGCGGAAGACCTGGAGCTTGACCGCATGGAGACGGCAGCGGACATTCAGTTGAACAGCCGCCTCGGCTGCCAGGCGGTCATCGAGAAGCCGGGCACCTACGTGGTTGAGATTCCCAAGTGGAACCGAAACTACGTGCAGGAAGGCAAGCCCTCCACCCCCTCGGCCTAA
- the iscX gene encoding Fe-S cluster assembly protein IscX — translation MPREITWTDVLEIGIQLQEKFPETDPYTVRFTDLHRYVTELPGFVGDPAKSNEGILEAIQTAWHEEYEDAK, via the coding sequence ATGCCCCGCGAAATCACATGGACCGATGTGCTCGAAATCGGTATCCAGCTGCAAGAGAAGTTTCCCGAGACGGACCCGTACACAGTTCGCTTCACCGACCTTCACCGCTATGTCACCGAATTGCCGGGATTCGTGGGCGATCCGGCAAAGTCGAACGAAGGCATCCTCGAGGCCATCCAGACAGCCTGGCACGAGGAGTACGAGGACGCGAAGTAG
- a CDS encoding carbonic anhydrase translates to MEHIIDGVLRFQREVRPNSEALYRKLAIAQSPQAMFIGCADSRVVPEIFTAQDPGSLFVVRNAGNIVPPSSTEPGGVTASIEYAVAVLGIPDIVICGHSGCGAMTAILNGAQNLTKLPAVARWLRYSDAALKAVDADLPAASLEARLDALVRENVLTQLDNLLTHPAVSDAILNKQLRVHGWVYDIGTGRVDNYDARIQQFVPLTAETFADATPLV, encoded by the coding sequence ATGGAACACATCATTGATGGCGTACTTCGCTTTCAGCGCGAGGTTCGTCCGAACAGCGAAGCTCTCTATCGGAAGCTTGCCATCGCACAGTCTCCGCAGGCGATGTTCATCGGCTGCGCGGACTCACGCGTCGTCCCCGAGATCTTCACCGCCCAGGATCCCGGCTCGCTCTTCGTCGTGCGCAACGCGGGCAATATCGTCCCGCCGAGCTCTACCGAACCCGGCGGCGTTACGGCCAGCATTGAATACGCGGTAGCGGTTCTGGGAATTCCGGACATTGTGATCTGCGGCCACTCTGGCTGCGGTGCGATGACGGCGATCCTGAACGGAGCCCAGAATCTTACGAAGCTCCCCGCGGTAGCGCGATGGCTGCGCTACTCGGACGCGGCGTTGAAGGCGGTGGATGCGGATCTGCCTGCTGCGTCGCTTGAGGCGCGGCTCGACGCGCTGGTCCGGGAGAACGTGCTGACCCAGCTGGACAATCTGCTGACCCATCCTGCGGTCTCGGATGCGATCCTGAACAAGCAGCTCCGCGTGCATGGCTGGGTCTACGACATTGGAACTGGCCGCGTAGACAACTACGACGCTCGTATCCAGCAGTTCGTGCCTCTCACGGCGGAGACCTTCGCGGACGCGACGCCGTTGGTCTGA